ATTGACGCTCACGGACTCGATCTGGTCCTCGATCTGACCTATCACGAACTGGCTTCTGTTCAATCTCAAGCTGTCGTGATTTCTAAGAACGTCGAAGCATTATCCAGATCGCGTGACGAACAAGAGTATCGAATTGGGTGGGTGCTGCCGGCCTGGACCCGCGAGAATCACCAACTTGCGAATCAACTGGCTCCGGAGTTCATGATCTGCAAGGCGGCCAGATTCCCCGACCAGGACGACCAGATCTGGACGGGAACCTGGCAGTGGATGATTTACAGCATTGATGAACCCGAGACGGCAGTTTTACAACCGGATCGAGGTATCCAAGTGGTCGAGACGAATCGGATCGGCGAGCTGCTCAAGGATAACCGTCTCCAATCGTAAATCCGACAACGAACCGTCAAACGCAGATCCCGCAAGATTTCCCAGCAGCGATAACGATCGATTGGTTAGACCGTCGACATCACAGACCAGAATCACGAGACGCCTTGCCTCTGGACCATTTCGATCGCTCCTGAGCTTTCGATTGGATCGGCTGTGATTGATGGATCGTTCGATGCGAGATCGCCTCGTCCACCTGTTCCTGCGGTTGGTTTTCGGAGGAATCCGTTTTGCCCCGGCGGCCTCCGAACACGCTACCCAAGCGACTGGCCAACAGAGAGGGCAGAAAGACCAAGTCACCAATCAGAGCCATACCTAACAGAGCTAACATCAGGGTGCCGAAACGCTGAGTCGGAGTGAATGTACTGAAGGCGAACACGGCCAAGCCGAAGCCGCCAATCAAGGTGGTTTGAGTCATCGCCAAACCGACTCGACGATAGGCCAACAAAATCGATTCATTGCGAGATCGACCTTCATCGAGCCCCCTTCGAAACCACGTCAGGAAGTGGATCGTATCGTCCACTGCAACACCCATTGCTACGCTGGCCGTCATCATACTGCCAATGTCGACTGCAATACCCAACCAACCCATCGCTCCAAATACGACAATCACAGGATAGACGTTGGGCATCATCGAAAGCGTTCCGGCTCGCACGCTACGCACGACAAACATCATCACAACGGCGATCATGCCGAACGCCCAACCTGTGCTTTCGATCAGGCTGACCAGCAACGTACGCTGTGCCTTGTAAACGACTGGTACAAGACCTGTGTAGACGGCTGCAATCGACTGTTCTCGTTCGTTTGCCGTGCCGATTCCCGCCTCATAAATATGACCGCTGGCGTCCACGAACGAACTAGCATGCTCTTTGAGTAGCTCGACGTCATAATTATTGTCGGCGTCAATCAGGATCACACAGTCTTTATCCGCCAACTCGGCCTCCCAGTCATCAGGAAGCTCGTAGCGTGGGTCATGCCAGCTACGGATATCAAGTCCGGCGTTGCGAAGCAGTCGCCCCAGCACCGAGGCAAATACTTTCGTCTGACTCACGCCCGCATCGGTCTGGCGAGTCGTCTTTGACGCATCGGATCCGTCTTGATGAGAAGACGACACTTGTCGCAGTTTTTTGGGATCGCCCCCAAACGGTGCGCCGACCAAGTAGACGTGCGAATTCCGAATCCCACCCAGCTTATTCTGTTCGCTCAGGGTTCGCAGAATTTGCTCTCGGTATTTGTAGGCCGACAAGACAGGTTCGATCGATTGCTTGAGATCATTAACGAAAACACCATAATCGGTGTCGTTCAATGCCCCCAATCGCAAACTGATCCGCCACAACTCCGCATCGTCGTCATTATCTAAACGCAGAAAATCCGTCGACAGAAACTCATCCCGATTGGATTCTAGCTGTTTGTTAAATCCACCACGAAATGCGATGTTGCGGAAACCGCCCCCGGACTTTGGCAACTCGGGAGCAAAGGTCGCAGCCAACATGGCTTGGCCCACTGCATTGTCCCCATGCTTACCCAGTCGTCGATCGAGCACCTCTTGGATGTAGGTCGTGATTTCCATCCGTTCCAAAAACGTCAAGGGAACGATATCGTCAATCGTGACTTCGCCGTCCTGTGGATCGGACTCTAAGGCGCTCCGCATCGCGGTGGGCTCAACCCGTACCACAACTTCCATCGGTACCAACTTACCGAGGTTTTGTTCGAGCCACTTGTAATCGCCGATAATCGTGGCGCCGCTGTCGAACATCTTGAGCAGCTGGACGTCCGTCTTGATTCTCGTCAAACCATAACCGATCACGACCATGCTGATCAGACAGCCGATCGCCACCGGAAGGTTATAGCGCACCACCAATTTACCGAACCTTAGCCAAAAGGCTTCGACGATCCGTTGAGTTGGCGTCATATGAGATTCGGAGCCTTGCAAAAACCGCCGCGGCGGCCACGTCTGCAAGGCAGCGGGAAGATATGTAAACAACAAAAACAGCGTCGCCATGACGCCGATCGCAGAAAACAAGCCAAATTTCCGAATCGGCAGGATATTACTCGCGTACAACGAAAGCAGACCCAATGACGTCGTCAAGGCAGCCAAAGTGCACGGTTTCCAACCAAGTTGAATCGCTCGATCCGCCGCTCGACGCAAGCCGACTTCACCCACCGACTCTCCGTAGTAATTGATGATGTGAACGGCTCCAGAGAGTCCCAACACATACACCAGAGAGGGCATCGACATCAGCACCGCATCAACGCTCGTTCCGCCCCAATAGACGAAGGAAAGGCTCGCCATCGCGCTGATTCCGCCCACAAAAAACACCATGGTGGTGATGTAGACACTTCGAAAGCTGAGCCAAGACAGACTGACTCCCACAAACACGGAAAGACCGATCAAACGAAACAGCGTTATCTGCCCCTCTTCGTCTATCGCTACGTTGTCGATCGGCGGACCGCCTAACTTGATAGTTGGCGGTGTGGGTGCCGGCGGTGCGGCAACCACCCAACTAATAGGTGGCGGCAACAATTGTGGATCTTGGGAAGGACTGATGCCCGACTCCTCCGCGATATCAAAGACCGCACCACGTTGCTTTCCTAAGATTCCTCGACCGAGTGCCGATCTTAGATTCTGTTTCGCGGTCTCGGTAAGCGTCGCAATCAAACACGTTTGCTGTCCATCCGGACCAAACAACGAACCCGTAAGCCGCTGAAGCGCTGCTTCTGGATCATCGCTGAGCGAACCGCCAGGTTTCGTTAAGTCGTGCAGCGCGCCAGGACCGGTCATCAATGTTTTGAATAACCGTGCGTTGAGACGTCGAGGGTCGGCGTAATACCAAGGCCCGTCTAATTCACCGAGTGACGTAATGTATTCACCCTGCAAGGGATCGCCAACCATCTTGGCGAGCGCCGTCTTAAAGGGCTGAATGACGTTCGATCTGCCATTCCATTGATAAAGATCGCCGTTGGGTAACAGGTAGTACCAATGGTCGTTCTTGCCTCGGATCCATTTTTCTTGCTTTCCACCCCAATTGAAATAGTCCTCGGGTTGGTAACGTAACCCGAGTCGATTTCCGATGAACTCAGCTTCCGGGGGCAAATCGCCGACACGCAACTGGCGAATGTACATCCCCGTGCGTTTGTCGATGAAATCTTGACGACGCAATTCGAACGGCCACGCTTCCGCATTACCCAGCTCCTCAGGCAACGACTTGTTTTCAACCGTCGCGATTTCGCGAAGCTGCTGAATCGAAGGTGGTACCTCCGGAAAAAACTTATCGACGAAGGTCTTAAAGTTTTCGTCTTTCCCGCTGCATTGCTCCCAACTGATGACGACAAACTGTTCGCCGATGAAGTGCTCGCGAAACCAATCCAGTTCTTTCGTCTCGGTAAAGTCCGATGGCAACCAATCCTTGACGTCGTTCTTCATGTTTTGCACCGCCATGCGCGCACCGCGCAACGCAAACGGGGCCAAGAAAAACACGGCCATCAAGATGATCAATGAATAGCGCGAAAAGAACGGTCTCTTCATACGGAAACTGCTCACAACTCAATCAAACCAGCGATCGGTTCACATTAAGCTGATTACAGTGTTGATCCTTCGTGGTCGTTCTCGAGATTTAGCGGCACAACCGGATACAATACAACCGGACGGCAGCATTGATGACTAGTTAAGTGTTAAGATAGTGAAGTTCCTGGCCTGCGTCTATGGCGCACGAAATCCGCTAGCAGCAATCGATGCTAAATTCGTTGACAAAGGTAGCGACTGTCAACTCAGAATAATTGTTTCGTTTTAGATACGGCCACCAAGTAAGTCGCTACGATGAGACAACAACTCACCCCAACCAACAAGAACCGCCCAGGCACCCAAGCCAGCCTGTCCCATCCATACGCTACTGCCGTCGCCTACCAAAGCGTTTCGAAGCCAACCGATAACCCGTGATACAGCACATCGCCGGTGACCTCAAAATTGGGCCATTCGGGTGCGAGACCCATATTTTCGGGAGCTGTCGCAAGACCGGTGATGTAGAGCGCGTCGTACCTGATGCGTCCGATCAGGTTCTTCCTGATCTGGTAGCTGGCAGCGAAGCCAACGTCGACCGCAACTGCCAAGTTGTTCTTGGATATTTCCTGCTCTCTGGAACTCGGCACGGATTCGTTAATCACGCTGAGGAAACTGTGACGATCCGCAAAGTTGTAGAGCCCACCAAACTTCGCTCGAAAGCCCCAACCCCAAGTTGTGTAGGCTTCCTGAATGTCAAAGCCAGCATGCATGCCGAACATTTCATTGCCCGTTCGCACGTTGAGAAAACCGGCATTCGCTGCCGTATCAAGGAATTCACTGTAGTACTTAAAATCTTCGTTCGCCGAAATGTATCGAGCACCCAGAATGAATGATTTCAAACTGCTGGCTGTAGCGTGCCGAACCCAACTGCCGTTTGGCTGCAGTGCAATGCGATCTCGCAAGGGCCGACCCATGATACGGTAGTTCGCCTCCAGCACATCCAAATCAGTCTTGTACTTTGTGGCATGTTCAAGGGCACCAGAAAAACCAGGAACGCGGTTGTTTCCAATGATTCCAAATCCATAAGTGTCAGTCTTAAAGGCACCAAGCGCGGTATCCAGATAGCCCGGTAATTCAACCGATCGAATCGCAGCAGAACTCTCGAACTCAAACAAACCCAAGAAGGTAAATTCAATGGAGTGATCTCGATTGGCAACATCTTGGCCGAGAAATCGGCCAAGCGTTAAGCGAACACCCGGTTCGTAAGTGTGATCTGTCGTCTTCGATGTGATCACCGGACGATTTGTCGAGAACGATGGTGAATCAAAGACAATATCCGATTGGTCCGAAGAGATTGGTACGTCTTCACCTTCGGTCCGCAAGAGTGCGACGAATTCCTGCTGACTGTACCAGTAACCACGCCGGTAGGTGTTATTTGTACTGTAGAACTCGACAGCATCCTGTTCCACATAAGTGGGGTCGAAGGTTGCATCGATCATTTCGTCGACGGTCGCCTTCGGTGGCCGCGTGGCCCCTGCTGATGCTCCGGGACGGATCGGTTCGGGAGCGATCACTTCGCCACCTACCTTCGGATCGGCAGCGGGCGGAGCCACCCGCGTGTTAGGCTTCACCGCATTCGGTGCGGCTGCCTCGTTGACAGCATCCGGCACTTGGGGTGGCAATTCCTGGAACTGAGCTTGCTGAATGGAACGATCAGTGCGAAAAGGATTTGGCCTTCCCGCATCACTGACGTCCGTTATTTCAGACACCCGTTCATCACCAGAAAATCGCACCTGTCCCCAAAGAGTCGGTGACATGACTGACAGCACTCCAATTGCCATCAGCCAGAACAGTAAGCGAGTGCCGTTTCGATTGACCGTACCTAGCACAGCTATATCCCCTCAATCCTTGCTTCTGCCCGCTGATCGCCGGTGGCTATCAGTCGAAACAGGTGAGTCGTTTCCTTCTTCCCTCTGCGTAATCGACTAATTGGCGGCCCAACGATAGGATTAATCGTTAAAATCCGCAAAGAAGATACGACCGTTCAACCAAGCTCATCCTTACCACCTAACGCGAACTACCCAAACTTACTAATACTGTCTCCGCACAGCCGCCAATTCAACTCGAAGTGACTCTGCGCGTCGCCTATACTGGCCCGAATGTTTTAAATAAGGATTTATGAAAATATGAGTACACCGCTCGAATCGCTAATCCAATCGGGAACCAAATTGTGGCTGGATTCCATCGACCCTGATCTCGTCCAAACCAATCGAGCATTGGGTGCGACGGGTGCAACTTCCAATCCAGTCATTGTCGCCGGACTGCTTAAGACGGGTCGCTTTGACGATGCGATAAATGGATTAATTCAGGAAGGGCTGAGCGACGAGCAGATCGCTTGGGAAATGACTGATCGGCTCGTTCGGCAAGCGCAGGAAGTTTTCCATGATGTCTGGGAGCAGAGCCAAGGCAACGACGGCTATGTCAGCTTTGAACTCGACCCACTGTTAGAAGATCCCGATTCGGGACCAGCGCATGCAGAGCGCGTCGCACGCTACATCGATTTGGCGAGTCGGTGGTCAGCCGGCCACGAAAATCGCATGATCAAGGTGCCTGCAACGCCAGCAGGAATCGAGGCCGTTGAAGAGATGGTCGCAGCCGGAGTCACCGTAAATGTCACGTTGATCTTTACGTCGCGACAATACAATCTGGCACGCGAAGCTGTCTGGCGGGGAGCTCAACGACGTTCATCGCTGGACCAGTTCAAAAGCGTCTACAGCATCTTTGTTTCCCGCGTCGACGTGTACACCCAGCAGCACGTTTCGGACCTTTCGTCGGAGACCCAGGGACTCGTCGGTATCGTGAATGCCAAACGCATCTGGGCTGAGAATCACGAATTCTGGGCGCAACACGCCACACGGTTGCAACAAGAGATGATCTTTGCCAGCACAGGGACCAAAGATCCTCAGGACGATCCGTGGAAATATGTCGCAGCATTCGCCGGCAGCGATATTGAGACCAACCCACCGGCTACGAATGATGCGGTCCAACAGAGCGACGTCAGCTTTTGTCGCCGCGTTGATCAATTGCCGCCGCAGGCCGTATTGGACGAGATTGACCAAAAGGTCGACACGCAGGAGCTTGAACGCACATTGATGGAAGAAGGTATCCAAAAATTTGCTGACCCTCAAAAAGCTCTTTTGGCGTTGATCGGCGAAAAACGCGCGGCACTGGCAAGCTGATTGAAACCAGCTCACGATCCAACTCGTCACCGGCTGTGGCGGCCGATTGGCAGGCTCGGCTGCCAATCGGGGCTCTTTCGAGACTCTCAACATCGCACCACACTGAGATCCCGACTGCCAGTGATATCTCGTCCGCCCTGATGAATTGGGCTGAGATCGGTTTGCACCAGCAGACTTCTCGTCAAAGGGGTCGGATTTTGCTAGGATCGAACTCTCGGAAGTAGATGCCTGAGCTGGAATCAACCTCGTCTTTCTTTGCGGCAATTTGCTGACAGACGGGTAAGAACGTGACAAAATAAGACCGGACGAGATCGCGGATTGGCGGCGAGCGAACCCCTGTCTCCTCATACCAACAAATCGGAAACTCGGTGCATTCATGACGCTCGATCAATATCAAATGTGTCCCTGCGGTAGTGGCAAGAAGGTCAAGTTTTGCTGCTCTCGTGACATCGTCAACGACTTGGACCGTCTGGATCAAATGATTCAGGGCGAGCAACGATTGGCGGCGATTGAAAAAATTGAGTCTTTGTTGGCCAAGCACCCGGACCGCGCTTCGCTCTTGATGGTCAGAGCTGAAGTTGAATTGGGACTGAAGGAATATGAAAAAGCTCGTGAGACCTCCAATCAGCTCCTGAAAATTGCTCCAACGAATCCGAGCGTATTGGCTTTGCCGGCAATCCTGGATATCGTCGAGGGTCGCAGCGTACTCCAAGCCGTGGAAGACTTGCAGACCGCTTTTTCGGCCGTGGAAAATGTTGTGACGGCTCGGATGTACGAAGCCGTCATGCTGGTCGCCATGACCTTGCTCAAAAGCGGTCTGCCAGTGGCGGCCAAAGGACACTTGCAGTTGGCTTTGGCATTAAGCGATGCAAAAGACGAACGATGCACGTCAGCGCTAATGCAATTGAATCATTCGCGTTCCATCCCGCTCTTATTACGCGAGCCATTGGATCTCGACACACCGCCTGAGAACGTGACGTGGCACATCGAGTTCACGTCGGCCATGCAGGACGTATTTCGAGGTCGATGGCAACAGGGAGCCGAAAAGCTAACCGAAATGTCGTTACGCATCCTCGATGCTCCGGCAATTCTCAAAAACTTGGCAGTCCTCTCAGCGTGGCTGGGACGCAACGAAGTCGCCGAAAAGGCATTTCGGTCCTACGCTCAAATTCGCGATCTGCCACTCGATGAACGCGTGCATGCGGAAGCAATCGCCCAGTTACTCGACCCCAATCTCGAACGTCAGATGGTACCGGTGGTGGGTATTGAGGTGGAAATCAACGATGCCGATCGACTGATGGAACAGTTGCTTTCGCATGAGCAACTCCGACAACTGCAAGTTGATCCTGATCGACCGGAAACGGGTGAACCCCCACCCCGTGCGATCTTTGAGCTCCTGGATCGAAAGATGCCAGAAAGCGGAAAAGATTTAGAACTTGAAGCAATCCCTCGTTCATTGGCGACGCTCGCGTTATTTGGCAAGCAGACAAATCGCGACGCGCGACTCGAATTGAATTTTGCCAAAACGGAGGAAGAAGTTAACCCGGTCGATGTAATCAAGAAAATCGGCGGCGACACGGTTGGGAATGTGATCGGAGAGGAACGGGTCATTTCCCAACTGCCACGCATCAGTGCAGCCGTATTTGGTACTTGGCGCATTCCAGAAGATGCGGAAGTCGATCGGCGTCGACAAATGGTAAATCAACTGCGCCGAGAGGCCCTGACAGATCGCTGGCCGGAAATGGAGTCTCCACTCTATGACGGGCTGACACCGAAAGCGGCGGCTCAGGACTCGAAGTACAAAGCGTCCGTATTGGGAGAAATTCTGGTCCTGGATATGGCCGCTCAGGAAGGAACCTGGGAGCTCGACCTGAACGAACTCCGCTCGAAACTCGAACTGCCTACCCGCGACCCGATCGAGTCGGGAAGTTTCGATGTGGATCGTCTACCGGTGCACGATTTTTCGAGGCTGGATCCACCCAATCTCTCTGATGATGAATTGCTAACCACCTATCGTCGCTCCTATTCGGTGATGGCCGTTCAACCATTGCGGGAAATGGCGCGTGAGGTAATTCAACGTCCAAGCTTGGATGAAAAAATCGACAAAGTGGAAGCCTACGATATTCTCTCGGACGTCGCCACCAACACCGACGAGGCACTGCAGTATCTCGAGCAGGCGCGCAAGTTAGCAACCGCTGATGGCGAATCACCCGCCCAATGGCTGATTGACGAATTGGAAATTCGTTTGCTACGAGGGGAAGTCGATCATTTCACTCAGTTGATGAAAGAAATTCAAACTCGTTACATGAAAGAGCCTGGAGTCGGCCCGGCTCTCCTCCAGGTTCTTTCGCGATACGGATTAGTCACACCCGACGGGCGGGTTTCGGTCCCTGGCAAGCGAGAAGCCGCAGCCGCAGCGGATCAAAAAGATGCCGATGCGTCCT
The sequence above is drawn from the Pirellulaceae bacterium genome and encodes:
- a CDS encoding transaldolase family protein, with the translated sequence MSTPLESLIQSGTKLWLDSIDPDLVQTNRALGATGATSNPVIVAGLLKTGRFDDAINGLIQEGLSDEQIAWEMTDRLVRQAQEVFHDVWEQSQGNDGYVSFELDPLLEDPDSGPAHAERVARYIDLASRWSAGHENRMIKVPATPAGIEAVEEMVAAGVTVNVTLIFTSRQYNLAREAVWRGAQRRSSLDQFKSVYSIFVSRVDVYTQQHVSDLSSETQGLVGIVNAKRIWAENHEFWAQHATRLQQEMIFASTGTKDPQDDPWKYVAAFAGSDIETNPPATNDAVQQSDVSFCRRVDQLPPQAVLDEIDQKVDTQELERTLMEEGIQKFADPQKALLALIGEKRAALAS
- a CDS encoding glycerophosphodiester phosphodiesterase family protein, which codes for MTGRPTLVAHRGYPTNYPENTMIGYRAAVEAGATWIETDIQVTRDQVVVLYHDATLTRISGVDSSILEKTFSDLKNIPASHESRFGQEFSNEPIATLTQLVDFIGQHPQIQAMIEIKQESIDAHGLDLVLDLTYHELASVQSQAVVISKNVEALSRSRDEQEYRIGWVLPAWTRENHQLANQLAPEFMICKAARFPDQDDQIWTGTWQWMIYSIDEPETAVLQPDRGIQVVETNRIGELLKDNRLQS
- a CDS encoding MMPL family transporter, with amino-acid sequence MKRPFFSRYSLIILMAVFFLAPFALRGARMAVQNMKNDVKDWLPSDFTETKELDWFREHFIGEQFVVISWEQCSGKDENFKTFVDKFFPEVPPSIQQLREIATVENKSLPEELGNAEAWPFELRRQDFIDKRTGMYIRQLRVGDLPPEAEFIGNRLGLRYQPEDYFNWGGKQEKWIRGKNDHWYYLLPNGDLYQWNGRSNVIQPFKTALAKMVGDPLQGEYITSLGELDGPWYYADPRRLNARLFKTLMTGPGALHDLTKPGGSLSDDPEAALQRLTGSLFGPDGQQTCLIATLTETAKQNLRSALGRGILGKQRGAVFDIAEESGISPSQDPQLLPPPISWVVAAPPAPTPPTIKLGGPPIDNVAIDEEGQITLFRLIGLSVFVGVSLSWLSFRSVYITTMVFFVGGISAMASLSFVYWGGTSVDAVLMSMPSLVYVLGLSGAVHIINYYGESVGEVGLRRAADRAIQLGWKPCTLAALTTSLGLLSLYASNILPIRKFGLFSAIGVMATLFLLFTYLPAALQTWPPRRFLQGSESHMTPTQRIVEAFWLRFGKLVVRYNLPVAIGCLISMVVIGYGLTRIKTDVQLLKMFDSGATIIGDYKWLEQNLGKLVPMEVVVRVEPTAMRSALESDPQDGEVTIDDIVPLTFLERMEITTYIQEVLDRRLGKHGDNAVGQAMLAATFAPELPKSGGGFRNIAFRGGFNKQLESNRDEFLSTDFLRLDNDDDAELWRISLRLGALNDTDYGVFVNDLKQSIEPVLSAYKYREQILRTLSEQNKLGGIRNSHVYLVGAPFGGDPKKLRQVSSSHQDGSDASKTTRQTDAGVSQTKVFASVLGRLLRNAGLDIRSWHDPRYELPDDWEAELADKDCVILIDADNNYDVELLKEHASSFVDASGHIYEAGIGTANEREQSIAAVYTGLVPVVYKAQRTLLVSLIESTGWAFGMIAVVMMFVVRSVRAGTLSMMPNVYPVIVVFGAMGWLGIAVDIGSMMTASVAMGVAVDDTIHFLTWFRRGLDEGRSRNESILLAYRRVGLAMTQTTLIGGFGLAVFAFSTFTPTQRFGTLMLALLGMALIGDLVFLPSLLASRLGSVFGGRRGKTDSSENQPQEQVDEAISHRTIHQSQPIQSKAQERSKWSRGKASRDSGL